The genome window AGGTGAGCCCACTTTATGCCGTAAACATCTCCTGGGAATATTAAAACTTATAAAAAACACCCAATATTTATTCATCCTCGAGACAAATGGAATCCTCTTTGGGCATGATAGAAGCTATGTTGAGGAGCTTAAAGATTTTAAGAATATTCATGTAAGAGTTTCATTGAAAGCAGGCAATCCAGAGGGCTTTGAAAGACGCACTGGAGCTAAAGCAGAATTCTTTGAACTTCCCTTTAAAGCTATAAAAAATTTAATGGATAATAAAATTCCTTTTCACGTTGCATCAATGAGTGATTTTCGTTTGATGGAAAGAGATGAAAAAATCTTTCTCCTGGAGAAACTGAAAGAAGTAAAGTATTTTGACTACCTTGAAGAAGAGCGATGCGACCCATACGATACATCAATAATAAGATTAAGAGCTGCTGGAA of Acidobacteriota bacterium contains these proteins:
- a CDS encoding radical SAM protein, which gives rise to MITKNFLPFDPVDLIEKTEEIVCKGDSRKYTHFYCTGVYGGISTGYTAGCCLRCVFCWVDFSREYPEKYGEFYSAEKASETLIRNARKKNLFKLRISGGEPTLCRKHLLGILKLIKNTQYLFILETNGILFGHDRSYVEELKDFKNIHVRVSLKAGNPEGFERRTGAKAEFFELPFKAIKNLMDNKIPFHVASMSDFRLMERDEKIFLLEKLKEVKYFDYLEEERCDPYDTSIIRLRAAGIHFK